The Salmo salar chromosome ssa06, Ssal_v3.1, whole genome shotgun sequence genome window below encodes:
- the LOC106606516 gene encoding glycerophosphodiester phosphodiesterase 1 codes for MLQIGDEVYFSAVFLLVLFGTRSAIGASAVTASIYVFIVMFRFPQVPADQASQVLRPTGLASAGVPVVAHRAGGHDAPENTIAAIREASRNGATGVELDLDFTADGVAVLMHDETVDRTTNGTGAVGTLRLAELRTLDATGKHRLREKFKGERVPTLQEAVEECINHQLTIFFDVKDQPDKAAAALGEMYHKHPVLYNSSIVCSFQPKVIYKMRQADPGVVTALTHRPWSLSRYDDGTPRSLSAWTNYWLGVLDVLLDWAHHHLLWNLCGVSAILMQKDFISLDYVQYWAERGVEVVGWTINTAVDKQYYQDVLKISYITDSLREDCEPHY; via the exons ATGTTACAAATTGGAGATGAAGTGTATTTCTCAGCGGTATTTCTGCTGGTTCTATTCGGAACCAGGAGCGCGATTGGAGCATCGGCCGTCACCGCATCCATTTACGTCTTTATCGTGATGTTTCGGTTCCCACAAGTGCCGGCTGACCAGGCAAGTCAGGTGCTGCGGCCCACTGGCCTTGCGAGCGCCGGCGTCCCCGTGGTTGCGCACCGGGCAGGGGGACACGATGCTCCGGAGAACACCATTGCAGCGATCCGAGAG GCCAGCAGGAATGGAGCCACAGGGGTGGAGCTGGACTTGGACTTCACTGCAGATGGAGTGGCGGTGCTGATGCACGATGAGACGGTGGACCGCACCACCAACGGGACGGGAGCGGTGGGCACGCTGCGTCTGGCAGAGCTCAGGACGCTGGACGCCACAGGCAAACACAGGCTCAG AGAGAAGTTCAAGGGGGAGAGGGTGCCAACGCTTCAGGAGGCGGTGGAGGAATGCATCAACCACCAGCTGACCATCTTCTTTGATGTCAAAGATCAACCTGATAAG gCAGCTGCAGCCCTAGGGGAGATGTATCACAAACACCCTGTCCTCTACAACTCCAGCATTGTCTGCTCCTTTCAACCTAAAGTTATCTACAAG ATGCGTCAGGCGGACCCTGGGGTGGTCACGGCCCTGACCCACCGGCCCTGGAGCCTCAGTCGCTATGACGATGGAACACCCCGTTCCCTGTCAGCGTGGACAAACTACTGGCTGGGAGTTCTGGATGTGCTGCTGGACTGGGCCCACCATCACCTGTTGTGGAACCTGTGTGGCGTCTCAGCCATCCTCATGCAGAAGGACTTCATCTCCCT GGACTATGTCCAGTACTGGGCAGAGCgaggggtggaggtggtgggCTGGACCATCAACACGGCCGTGGATAAACAGTACTACCAAGATGTCCTGAAGATCAGCTATATCACTGACAGCCTGAGGGAAGACTGTGAGCCTCACTACTGA